The following proteins come from a genomic window of Panicum hallii strain FIL2 chromosome 8, PHallii_v3.1, whole genome shotgun sequence:
- the LOC112902406 gene encoding fructose-bisphosphate aldolase, chloroplastic codes for MASATLLKSSFLANKAEWGTTRQVAAPKPVTVSMVVRASAYADELVQTAKTIASPGRGILAMDESNATCGKRLASIGLENTEANRQAYRTLLISAPGLGQYISGAILFEETLYQSTVDGKKIVDILIEQGIVPGIKVDKGLVPLAGSNDESWCQGLDGLASREAAYYQAGARFAKWRTVVSIPNGPSELAVKEAAWGLARYAAISQENGLVPIVEPEILLDGEHGIERTFEVAQKVWAETFYYMAENNVMLEGILLKPSMVTPGAECTDRATPEQVADYTLKLLHRRIPPAVPGIMFLSGGQSEVEATQNLNAMNQGPNPWHVSFSYARALQNTCLKTWGGRPENMKAAQDALLLRAKANSLAQLGKYTSDGEAAEASEGMFVKNYVY; via the exons ATGGCGTCTGCTACTCTCCTCAAGTCGTCTTTCCTTGCCAACAAGGCCGAATGGGGCACCACACGCCAGGTTGCTGCTCCCAAGCCGGTGACTGTCTCCATGGTTGTCCGTGCTAGCGCCTACGCTGATGAGCTTGTCCAAACCGCG AAAACCATCGCATCACCAGGAAGGGGTATCCTTGCCATGGATGAGTCAAACGCTACCTGCGGCAAGAGGCTTGCCTCCATTGGCCTTGAGAACACTGAGGCCAACCGCCAGGCTTACAGGACCCTCCTTATCAGTGCTCCAGGCCTGGGACAGTACATCTCTGGTGCTATCCTCTTCGAGGAGACCCTCTACCAGTCAACTGTTGATGGCAAGAAGATTGTTGACATCCTTATTGAGCAGGGAATCGTGCCCGGTATCAAGGTCGACAAG GGTCTTGTGCCACTTGCTGGCTCCAACGACGAGTCATGGTGCCAAGGTCTTGATGGCCTTGCTTCACGTGAAGCAGCCTACTACCAGGCTGGTGCCCGCTTCGCCAAGTG GCGCACTGTTGTCAGCATCCCCAACGGTCCATCTGAACTTGCCGTGAAGGAAGCTGCCTGGGGCCTTGCCCGCTACGCCGCCATTTCTCAG GAGAACGGCCTGGTGCCAATTGTGGAGCCTGAAATCCTTCTTGACGGTGAGCACGGCATCGAGAGGACCTTCGAGGTCGCGCAGAAGGTGTGGGCCGAGACCTTCTACTACATGGCTGAGAACAATGTGATGCTCGAGGGCATCCTCCTCAAGCCCAGCATGGTCACCCCTGGTGCTGAGTGCACAGACAGGGCCACCCCTGAGCAAGTCGCCGACTACACCCTTAAGCTCCTCCACAGAAGGATCCCTCCTGCCGTCCCGGGCATCATG TTCCTGTCTGGTGGGCAGTCTGAGGTTGAGGCGACCCAGAACCTGAACGCCATGAACCAGGGCCCCAACCCGTGGCATGTGTCCTTCTCCTACGCCAGGGCTCTCCAGAACACCTGCCTCAAGACATGGGGCGGCCGGCCCGAGAACATGAAGGCAGCGCAGGACGCTCTGCTCCTCCGCGCCAAGGCCAACTCCCTGGCGCAGCTCGGCAAGTACACCAGCGACGGCGAGGCCGCCGAGGCCAGCGAGGGCATGTTCGTCAAGAACTACGTCTACTAA
- the LOC112902891 gene encoding uncharacterized protein LOC112902891, which translates to MSGSIVIVLSLHDGSTRAAVEFWVSATTLLLLARFTVGSIGPRFFSSRRLVAPVLRLLHMLNSYSLSYTLGLMKPAAASPTGAAAVSDLFQVWAVLIVIMQASARIGRPYRAKEMTLLDLLSSLWSADQLRTQTRPRLAVPLWLIWSVHALRVAWYHVSSSRAGEATPRNIKLVSDYMLTSHHTDGDASPATMQGYRYIVVGEEEQAEEVRAPGFTREMDLTTTGRPGSSNQQLLITVDKVWNQESSDRLLGAAADGDGRFKDVCLSFALYKLQRRRFFDFPIAEAAHPATRRLVSEALLEEGANGSYDRALRVTEVELSFLHDFFYSAHPVVFAGGFPCVRLLLSALMAASVLYLFHAVGDIPSSGTAVAAAGREGKQKHVTITHGVLISHCVIAVVLCRELVEAAIYVFSQWTKVRIICHYVKLKLQRRRRHGRVAMAVTEKLARIMFRIISRGRWDQRIIQYNLLTAALPGSRHPALARLYARWPGIRAFIPRKVKLQSEVKRALFQSMKNLIDNIPSPVGVDHSDPWEPSSAWAQQMDSLLMSYFRNAFVDDNDADGSLSPPLIEDATADLRGETHKILVWHIATGLCHIKLLEEAGQPAAGVDDDLPAMTPPLTGDLAAAWPHLVAAVTLSNYCAYLATQALVPDNGLVARNVLGAVLGEVRGALVGCTAAGEIRGRLGSLARDGSAGTTIAGMGARLSEELVSAYDDAGELWGRLARFWAGLLLHLSASTRSAKHKIYLQGRGELTTHLWLLLSHAGFLGKTSHGEQLLDPADLNNA; encoded by the coding sequence ATGTCTGGCAGCATCGTGATCGTGCTGTCCTTGCACGACGGCAGCACCCGTGCAGCCGTCGAGTTCTGGGTGTCGGCGACGACGCTACTGCTGCTGGCCAGGTTCACCGTGGGATCCATCGGGCCCCGGTTCTTCTCCTCCCGGCGGCTGGTCGCCCCCGTCCTCCGGCTGCTGCACATGCTCAACTCCTACTCCCTCAGCTATACCCTCGGGCTCATGAAGCCTGCTGCCGCTTCTcccaccggcgccgccgccgtgagcGACCTGTTCCAGGTGTGGGCTGTGCTCATCGTGATCATGCAGGCCAGCGCCCGCATCGGCAGGCCGTACAGGGCCAAGGAGATGACCCTGCTCGACCTGCTCTCCTCCCTGTGGTCCGCCGACCAGCTCCGGACCCAGACGCGGCCGCGCCTCGCGGTGCCGCTCTGGCTCATCTGGTCCGTCCACGCGCTGCGCGTCGCCTGGTACCACGTCTCCTCCAGCCGGGCCGGCGAGGCCACCCCGCGGAACATCAAGCTTGTCAGCGACTACATGCTGACGTCGCATCACACCGACGGCGACGCCTCCCCGGCCACCATGCAGGGGTACAGGTACATCGTCGttggggaagaagagcaggccGAGGAGGTCAGGGCGCCGGGCTTCACGCGCGAGATGGACCTGACGACGACGGGACGACCCGGGTCCAGCAACCAGCAGCTGCTCATCACCGTGGACAAGGTGTGGAACCAGGAGAGCAGCGACAGGCTgctgggcgccgccgccgacggcgacggccgGTTCAAGGACGTGTGCCTCTCCTTCGCCCTCTACAAGCTGCAGCGCCGCCGGTTCTTCGACTTCCCCATCGCCGAGGCCGCCCACCCGGCCACGAGGCGGCTCGTCTCGGAGGCCCTGCTGGAGGAAGGCGCCAACGGCAGCTACGACCGGGCGCTGCGCGTCACCGAGGTCGAGCTCTCCTTCCTCCACGACTTCTTCTACAGCGCGCACCCTGTGGTGTTCGCCGGCGGCTTCCCCTGCGTCAGGCTGCTGCTGTCAGCGCTGATGGCCGCGTCCGTCCTGTACCTGTTCCACGCCGTCGGCGACATCCCGAGCAGTGGCacggccgtcgccgccgccggcagggAAGGGAAGCAGAAGCACGTCACGATCACTCACGGGGTGCTCATAAGCCACTGCGTCATCGCCGTCGTCCTCTGCCGGGAGCTCGTAGAGGCCGCCATCTACGTCTTCTCCCAGTGGACCAAGGTCCGGATCATCTGCCACTACGTCAAGCTGAAACTGCAGCGGCGTCGGCGCCATGGGCGGGTCGCGATGGCGGTGACGGAGAAGCTTGCGAGGATCATGTTCCGGATCATCAGCCGGGGTCGGTGGGATCAACGGATCATCCAGTACAACCTACTGACGGCGGCGCTGCCGGGAAGCAGGCACCCGGCGCTTGCTCGACTCTACGCCCGGTGGCCCGGAATCCGGGCCTTCATCCCCAGGAAGGTGAAGCTGCAGAGCGAGGTGAAGAGGGCGCTGTTCCAGTCAATGAAGAACCTGATCGACAACATTCCATCTCCTGTAGGAGTAGATCACAGCGATCCTTGGGAGCCATCATCAGCTTGGGCTCAGCAGATGGACAGTCTGCTCATGTCCTACTTCCGGAACGCCTTCGTGGACGACAACGATGCTGACGGATCGTTGTCACCTCCGCTCATCGAGGATGCCACCGCCGATCTCCGGGGCGAGACCCACAAGATCCTAGTCTGGCACATCGCCACCGGCCTCTGCCACATCAAGCTACTGGAGGAAGCCGGGCAGCCCGCAGCTGGCGTCGACGACGACCTGCCGGCCATgacgccgccgctcaccggcgACCTCGCGGCAGCGTGGCCGCATCTCGTCGCCGCGGTCACCCTGTCCAACTACTGCGCGTACCTGGCCACGCAGGCGCTCGTGCCGGACAACGGCCTCGTCGCCCGCAACGTCCTGGGCGCCGTCCTCGGCGAGGTCCGCGGCGCCCTGGTCGGGTGCACGGCCGCGGGGGAGATCCGCGGCAGGCTCGGCTCCCTGGCGCGCGACGGGAGCGCCGGCACGACGATCGCCGGGATGGGCGCGCGGCTGTCGGAGGAGCTCGTGTCGGCGTACGACGACGCCGGAGAGCTCTGGGGGCGCCTGGCAAGGTTCTGGGCGGGGCTCCTGCTGCACCTGTCGGCGTCGACGAGGTCGGCCAAGCACAAGATCTACCTCCAGGGGCGCGGGGAGCTCACCACGCACCTGTGGCTGCTGCTGTCCCATGCCGGCTTCCTCGGCAAAACCAGCCATGGCGAGCAACTGCTTGACCCGGCAGACCTCAACAACGCCTAA